A genomic region of Platichthys flesus chromosome 4, fPlaFle2.1, whole genome shotgun sequence contains the following coding sequences:
- the slc46a1 gene encoding proton-coupled folate transporter, translating into MEESDTAAILPADVLNSTSEAEEADVPTTAGSCDPRPRFSWPRLPPVSVEPVLFLSMFSLALQAPLSTQYLWDRLSEDLGYNGSKRSECTNGSVPPDPLQKEVETLTAHWNLYISLAGLSVGLLVVPLLGSWSDLAGRRPVLILPNLGLALQALVYLIVMYLKLPVVYFLLGRMLSGLSGDFNAILAGCFAYVADTSDRRSRTFRVAVLEACLGLSGMLASIIGGQWRRAQGYINPFWLALATNLASALYAYLFVRESVLPDPSAKLLTPRHHKAVWRLYSSGGRSSEDGGGFHRYKLWFYTLSFFLVVMVHSGCRELYVLYELSSPLCWGPALIGYGSAAQHLAYLSSLLGLKIMQRCLEDSWVALVGLASNITGLVVFSVADTIQLMFTGYGLCFLFMAVTPVLRSKLSKLVDPSEQGALFASVACVESLCFLVGSGVFNSLYPATLHFMKGFSFLFAAIILIMPAGIIGTLQCLDQRRAPRESTVS; encoded by the exons ATGGAGGAGTCGGACACCGCAGCCATTCTTCCCGCTGATGTCCTCAACTCTACATCCGAAGCGGAGGAAGCTGACGTACCAACCACCGCCGGGAGCTGCGACCCCCGTCCCCGGTTCTCATGGCCGCGGCTGCCGCCGGTGTCCGTGGAGCCGGTGCTGTTCctgtccatgttctctctggCCCTGCAGGCGCCTCTGTCCACTCAGTATCTGTGGGACCGACTCAGCGAGGACCTCGGCTACAACGGCTCCAAGAGGTCGGAGTGCACCAACGGCTCCGTGCCCCCCGACCCCCTGCAGAAG GAGGTGGAAACCCTAACAGCCCATTGGAACCTGTACATCAGTCTGGCAGGCTTGTCCGTAGGCCTGTTGGTGGTGCCTCTCCTGGGCTCATGGAGTGACCTCGCGGGTCGCAGGCCAGTCCTCATCCTCCCTAACCTTGGCCTGGCACTGCAGGCGTTAGTTTACCTCATAGTGATGTACCTGAAGCTGCCGGTGGTCTATTTTCTACTGGGCAGAATGCTGAGTGGCCTTTCAGGGGATTTCAATGCCATCCTGGCAGGCTGCTTTGCATATGTGGCTGATACCAGTGACAGGAGGTCCCGCACCTTCAGGGTGGCCGTGCTGGAGGCCTGTCTGGGTCTGTCAGGGATGCTGGCCAGCATTATCGGGGGGCAGTGGCGGCGTGCACAAGG ATACATCAACCCATTTTGGCTGGCCTTGGCCACCAACTTGGCCTCAGCTCTGTACGCCTACCTGTTTGTCCGAGAGTCTGTCCTGCCCGACCCAAGTGCGAAGCTCCTCACCCCTCGCCACCACAAGGCTGTCTGGCGCCTCTACTCatcaggagggaggagcagtgaggatgGTGGAGGGTTTCATAGATACAAGCTATGGTTTTACACACTCAGCTTCTTCCTGGTGGTGATGGTACATTCCGGCTGCAGGGAGCTGTATGTGCTGTACGAGTTAAGCTCGCCGCTGTGCTGGGGTCCCGCCCTCATTGGCTACGGGTCAGCAGCTCAGCACCTGGCCTACCTGAGCAGTCTGCTGGGGCTGAAGATCATGCAGCGCTGCCTGGAGGACTCCTGGGTGGCTCTTGTGGGTCTGGCCTCCAACATTACAGGGCTAGTGGTGTTCTCTGTAGCTGACACCATTCAACTCATGTTCACAG GTTATGGcctgtgtttcctcttcatGGCCGTGACACCTGTTCTCAGGTCGAAGCTGTCAAAGTTGGTGGACCCATCAGAGCAAG gtGCCCTGTTTGCCTCTGTTGCCTGTGTGGAGAGCTTATGTTTTTTGGTGGGTAGTGGAGTCTTCAACTCACTGTACCCAGCCACCCTGCACTTTATGAAGGGCTTCTCCTTCCTTTTTGCTgccatcatcctcatcatgCCCGCTGGAATAATAGG GACTCTGCAATGTTTAGACCAGAGGAGAGCCCCCAGAGAATCCACAGTATCCTGA
- the foxn1 gene encoding forkhead box protein N1 has translation MSDSSTCSRSQTSTLQANLHTSEPSETSCQQMAESQTTKVRDVCFTQQDAFTLRTAAVNRRHSADGIMGSGSAVGIGPVDSDRFHPYRRQYGDGALPTASCLQQCSSSFSCLHEGFSPDPSSPGSSSEGPPPPWDQYNSSIQISYPELPAVPVEPSCFLSQTYPSYSSSRPLPQVSSRPYSDNEPPNSSKYSLQSLSTQSHQEVITQSLFPKPIYSYSILIFMALKSSKTGSLPVSEIYSFMTEHFPYFKTAPDGWKNSVRHNLSLNKCFEKVENKNGNSSRKGCLWALNPAKVVKMQEELHKWRRKDPITVRRSMAKPDDLDRLVGERPDKLRSLPPYTSSSLLSRGTPFYSTSSSSCSPAQLRPPCQPVRRPHYNHILPQQPRFIPPTSAYPGSSFALCSPCGLQPAARGLNSSQTEKMPPVYNSALQADYSVGPRSMQDLLLEGDASYDIDTFNSCLTDLQLQGHLWEEFREDTLMSDPQVTAALLSTPPVLQEPHIHTGRLQVMLPVGQTSQVTAVGRCKAEYDDEDAGGDQSLEQHGLHPVAYSGVENMAGYLTSCTTSISLM, from the exons ATGTCCGACTCGTCGACGTGCAGCAGGTCTCAAACATCAACCCTTCAGGCCAACCTTCACACCTCTGAGCCCTCTGAGACGTCCTGCCAGCAGATGGCAGAATCACAG ACAACTAAGGTCAGGGACGTCTGCTTCACTCAGCAGGACGCCTTCACCCTGAGGACCGCAGCTGTGAACAGGAGGCACAGCGCTGATGGCATCATGGGTTCAGGGTCAGCCGTGGGCATAGGTCCCGTCGATTCCGACCGATTCCACCCATACCGCCGACAGTACGGGGATGGAGCATTGCCGACCGCAAGTTGCCTCCAGCAGTGCTCTTCTTCCTTCAGCTGTCTGCATGAGGGGTTCAGTCCAGACCCAAGTTCACCGGGGTCCAGCAGTGAGGGGCCACCACCACCCTGGGACCAATACAACAGCAGCATTCAG ATTTCGTACCCAGAGCTACCTGCTGTACCAGTGGAgccctcctgcttcctgtctcaGACTTACCCATCTTACAGCTCATCCAGGCCTCTACCACAG GTCTCGTCCAGACCCTACTCTGACAATGAGCCACCCAACAGCTCCAAATATTCTCTCCAAAGTCTCTCCACTCAATCTCATCAGGAGGTCATCACTCAGTCCCTCTTCCCTAAACCCATCTACTCTTACAG TATCCTGATCTTTATGGCTCTGAAGAGTAGTAAAACAGGAAGTCTGCCCGTCAGTGAGATCTACAGCTTCATGACGGAACACTTCCCATATTTCAAG ACAGCTCCCGATGGTTGGAAGAACTCAGTGCGTCACAACCTCTCCCTGAACAAGTGCTTTGAGAAGGTGGAGAACAAAAATGGGAACTCGTCCCGTAAAGGCTGTCTGTGGGCCCTCAATCCTGCCAAGGTGGTGAAgatgcaggaggagctgcacaaGTGGCGGCGCAAAGACCCCATCACTGTTCGCAGAAGCATGGCGAAGCCAG ACGACCTTGATCGTCTTGTGGGAGAGAGACCAGACAAGCTCAGATCTTTACCTCCTTACACCAGCTCATCCCTCTTATCCAGAGGGACTCCATTTTACAGCACCTCCTCGTCTTCTTGCAGCCCGGCCCAGCTCCGACCGCCCTGCCAACCTGTGCGGCGTCCACATTACAACCATATCTTACCGCAGCAGCCCCGCTTCATCCCCCCCACATCAGCTTACCCCGGCAGCTCATTTGCCCTGTGCTCGCCCTGTGGACTGCAACCTGCAGCTAGAGGCCTGAACTCATCCCAAACAGAGAAGATGCCACCGGTTTATAATTCTGCTCTGCAGGCTGATTACAGTGTTGGCCCCAGGAGTATGCAGGACTTACTGTTGGAGGGAGATGCCAGTTATGATATTGACACGTTTAACTCCTGTCTGACTGACCTGCAGCTGCAAG GACACCTCTGGGAGGAGTTTAGGGAGGACACCCTGATGTCAGATCCACAAGTTACCGCTGCATTGCTGTCCACCCCCCCTGTCCTGCAGGAGCCCCACATCCACACCGGCCGCCTGCAGGTGATGCTGCCTGTGGGGCAGACGTCACAGGTGACTGCTGTGGGTCGATGTAAAGCAGAGTATGATGACGAGGATGCCGGAGGTGACCAAAGCTTGGAGCAGCATGGACTTCATCCTGTGGCTTATTCAGGGGTGGAGAACATGGCTGGCTATCTGACCTCTTGTACCACATCCATCTCCTTAATGTAA
- the LOC133952371 gene encoding solute carrier family 13 member 2-like, which yields MPGFLTWLWRWRNYIVIVLTPLLLLPLPLISPTPEAKCGYAIILMALYWCTECIPLAVTALLPVILFPMMGIMESGEVCIQYLQDSNMLFLGGLLVAIAVENWNLHRRIALQVLLVVGVKPSLLMIGFMSTTAFLSMWISNTASTAMMLPIANAVLQQLSDTEANAEAREYANEKDRSKDNQAFEMSEEGHDKELRLKENKIHFDSEDDDDTKDKMEIKENNVNSSVNESPEAKVRRLKREEWYKKMSKGMSLSVCYAASIGGTATLTGTTPNVILKGQIDKLFPDNGGIITFASWFGFSFPNMLLMLVISWFWLQFVFLGFNFKKSFGCGKHKAGDSEAYQVIKDEYKKLGRMSFAEGCVLSIFILLVVMWFTREPGFIPGWATVLFNKEKPYVTDGTVAILMSSLFFCIPSNLPRCWSNNGAPAEAPSPLLTWDVVHEKMPWNILLLLGGGFALAHGSEVSGLSEWLGETLVPLQSIPPFAISILLCLLVAMFTECSSNTATTTLFLPILASMATAIKIHPLYVMLPCTISASLAFMLPVATPPNAIAFSYGNLRVMDMAKTGFILNFVGVITINIAINTWGVAMFDLNTFPSWANVTETP from the exons ATGCCTGGATTTCTAACATGGCTGTGGCGATGGAGGAATTACATCGTGATCGTCCTGACgcctcttctgcttcttcctctgccACTCATCAGTCCGACTCCA GAAGCAAAATGTGGCTATGCGATAATCCTCATGGCGCTGTACTGGTGTACAGAGTGTATCCCCCTGGCGGTGACCGCCCTGCTACCGGTCATTCTGTTCCCCATGATGGGCATCATGGAGTCAGGAGAG GTTTGTATCCAGTACCTACAAGACTCCAACATGCTCTTTTTGGGGGGGCTGCTGGTGGCCATCGCTGTCGAGAACTGGAACCTGCACAGGAGGATCGCCCTTCAAGTCCTGCTCGTTGTAGGAGTGAAGCCTTCTCT TCTGATGATTGGTTTCATGAGCACCACAGCCTTCCTGTCCATGTGGATCAGTAACACGGCCTCAACAGCCATGATGCTGCCCATTGCAAAcgctgtgctgcagcagctgtctgACACAGAGGCCAATGCTGAAGCGAGAGAATATGCTAATGAAAAGGATAGGAGTAAGGACAATCAGGCATTTGAGATGAGCGAAGAAGGCCATGACAAGGAGCTCAgactaaaggaaaacaaaatccACTTCG AttcagaggatgatgatgacacCAAAGACAAAATggaaatcaaagaaaacaatgtCAATTCAA GTGTTAATGAGAGTCCAGAGGCCAAGGTGCGAAGACTGAAGAGGGAGGAGTGGTACAAGAAGATGTCGAAAGGCATGAGCCTCAGTGTGTGCTACGCCGCCAGCATCGGAGGCACAGCCACCCTCACTGGAACCACGCCCAACGTCATCTTGAAGGGTCAGATTGATAA ACTCTTTCCAGATAATGGAGGTATAATCACCTTTGCGAGTTGGTTCGGCTTCTCGTTCCCCAACATGTTGCTCATGCTTGTTATCTCTTGGTTTTGGCtgcaatttgtgtttttgggtTTCAA CTTCAAAAAGTCCTTTGGATGCGGCAAACACAAAGCTGGTGACAGCGAAGCGTACCAGGTGATCAAAGATGAGTACAAAAAGCTGGGCCGTATGAGCTTCGCGGAGGGCTGTGTGCTTTCTATCTTCATTCTGCTGGTTGTCATGTGGTTTACGAGGGAGCCTGGGTTCATCCCGGGCTGGGCCACTGTCCTGTTCAACAAAGAGAAGCC GTACGTCACAGACGGCACTGTGGCCATATTAATGTCCTCGCTCTTCTTCTGCATCCCGTCCAATCTGCCAAGATGTTGGTCTAATAATG GAGCTCCGGCTGAAGCCCCCTCTCCACTGCTAACATGGGACGTCGTCCATGAAAAGATGCCATGGAACATCCTCTTACTTCTTGGCGGAGGTTTTGCGTTGGCCCATGGAAGTGAG GTATCTGGACTCTCTGAGTGGCTGGGAGAAACTCTTGTTCCGCTGCAGAGCATTCCTCCTTTCGCCATCTCTATCCTGCTGTGTCTGCTGGTGGCCATGTTCACCGAGTGCTCCAGCAACACAGCCACCACTACACTCTTTCTGCCAATACTGGCCTCCATG GCAACTGCCATTAAGATACACCCGCTGTACGTCATGTTACCCTGCACCATCTCTGCCTCGCTGGCTTTCATGCTGCCCGTAGCCACGCCACCCAACGCCATTGCCTTCTCCTACGGGAACCTCAGAGTTATGGACATG GCTAAGACTGGATTCATCCTGAACTTTGTTGGTGTCATAACCATCAACATAGCCATTAACACGTGGGGTGTGGCCATGTTCGATCTGAATACATTCCCCTCATGGGCTAATGTCACCGAAACCCCTTGA